One Ranitomeya imitator isolate aRanImi1 chromosome 4, aRanImi1.pri, whole genome shotgun sequence genomic window, tcccgcagacatcgctgaatcggcatgtgtgacgccgatttagcgatgtcttcactggtaaccagggtaaacatcgggttactaagcgcagggccgcgcttagtaacccgatgtttaccctggttaccagggtaaacgtaaaaaaaacaaaaccaaacactacatacttacattccggtgtctgtcccccggcactgtgcttctctgcactgtgtaagcgccagccggaaagcagagcacagtggtgacgtcaccgctctgctttccggctggcgctcacagtcagtgcagagaagcacagcgccgggggacagacaccggaatgtaagtatttagtgttttgttttttttttacgtttacgctggtaaccagggtaaacatcgggttactaagcgcggccctgcgcttagtaacccgatgtttaccctggttaccaggggacttcgcatagttggtcgctggagagcggtctgtgtgacagctctccagcgaccacacagcgacgctgcagcgatcgggatcgttgtttagatcgctgcagggtcgctaaatgtgacggtacctttacccttccTACAGCAATGCCATGCACATGGAGTATGCAACATAGcacatcagaagaactatactacatttctaattggaggtgaaTTCCAATATCATAAACCTGCCacacattgggataggatcttggacatGGGAAGACCCCTTTaagtcagcactgcagacaatatcaGACACAGGGAACAGCAATGGACACAGCGCCAGACCAGTGGAGGGTGACTAAAGTACTTTTTTTGTAACTACAGTTTGGGGAAGAGGGGGGTTTCTGAAAATGGAAAACTCCTTGATCATTGAGAAAAATGGCAGGCTGCATAGCTGTAAAGAACTTAGATGGCACAGCTCATGGTGCAAGAAGTGCAATAGACAGAAGtggaaaaataataattataaatctAATTTGACTGTCACTAGTCAGGCAGGACCACTGAATTAGACTGTAGTATCTGCAGCTTACTCCAGTCATGTCCATTGTAACCAGACTAGCTCCACTTTGATAGCACTGAAGAGGAGGCCGTTCTATTAGAACCCGATAGGAAATGGCAGGCTTCAGAGAGATCGCCAAGGAGCCACGTGATCAAAATGATGTCACATGCACCCTCTAGTGGCTGGGTAAATTCAGACAGAACTGCTGACATACTGGAAAAATATGGACATTTATCATCTACATACTGGTACACTATTTTGGCAGACTATAGATCATGTCAATCTATTAAACGTAAATGCCCACATTCATTAAGGAAAACAAGTAAAGCTGGAACACGCCTCTCGATACCAGGTCTCCTAGCacttatataaaattgtttttctACATGagcactgcagtcaatcagtaTCGGTCAACCAGCTGCAGCCTTTACTATTTCATCAGAGCAAACATCTGAGGTAATGGaatattgattggctgcagcggtcatttgACAAGTGTCAAGTCACTTACTGGGAACAGAAGTGCCCTTCGCTGGAGTGGTGCAGCTGCAGGAGGGGAGTGCGCATGGTTATTACTTACAGTGGGGCACAGAATTGTACGATAGGGCACAACCACTTGTTCGCCACGTAAATTATGAAAGAGGCAGCATTTTGCATCACAATTTGCAAGCGTAAAGTAGGAATCTTACAAATACGGAGGCAAAATCCTGACCAATACATGGCAGAGTGAAAATGGTCttcaaagaaaataaagaaaaagaccAAACTGGTGGTCTAGCTGCACTAAGATTTAAGACTAAAGCAATATAATGCAACTATGACGTAATAAAGGTGACGCACAGGCAGAAAGCCTGCAGATCTGATGATGAATTGGATGCGTAAGAGTGCCGTGACCCCTGATGACGACGCGTCATCCCAGCATGCATTGGGGTTCTCAAAAgaagcattaaagagaaagcagtaaaaataataaataaagcaGTCCGAGTAGAGTGGACACGGTAGGGATTTTTCTAATTAAAAGTATAGTAGAAAAAAAAGATTGGATTAGGACAATTAATAGGTaggcatttaggattaaaataaatgttacTTTCGGACAACCCCTTAGGAACGAACTTGGAGCCTCTAGTGAGGGACTGGAGTAGAAAACGTTGGCAGATTTGATGAAATCGAGGAGGGACATAGAAGCACCCCTCCCCAGTTCCGCGCATTTCAGCAGAACCAATCTAAAGTGGTGTGAAAACGCCAAAACACTCCAGGTTTTTGAGAAATTCCACGTAGTGCAAACATTTTGCGACTTTAAACACTTGAAGGCCATTTTTGTTGCATCAAAGCTGAGATGAATCGGCCCCATTGTTCTGAGGGAAGGTTCTCGAATTCTCAGTTAGTAAAGCATACACGTCAGAAGAGCAGATGTAAGTTACCGTGGCGCAGCTTTAATAATGTTGTCCACACGCAGGATGACTTCGGCGGCTTCTGCTGCGCTCAGCAACACTTGCCTCTTCACCTGGAAGCTTTCAGTGACACCCACTTCTTCCATATCTCCAATAATACCGTTTCTCATATCTGTTAAAAACAGGGTATACATTATTTTTTGACAAAATTGCATAAACCCAATCTATCActtatttaaaaggaacctgaatgATTGCAGCCACGTACATGATTTATGCAGCCAACGGGTTTGGcagcatgtgacaggttccctttaaatgaaagctAAGAAAGTAAAAATTACTATACAAATTTAATCCCAGATTACTATCTCTAGTCAATCTTACAAAGCTTTGTCTGACTTCCATCAATGCCAAATAAGCAAAGGTAAGAATTACTGACAATATATAAGGCTAATTAAAGGGCTTTTCCATTTTCAGGGAAGTCAACCCCAAAAGCTATAAAAACCTAAAACAGAGCAGGCTGGACCTCATGCAGTCCAGCCCAGCTCCCCGGCAGCACTTGGGTCTCGGGGTTTTGGCTGCAGTGATGATGTGACTGACAGTGTCCATCACCGCTGTGCCGCGATGCACAAGCACTGTTGCAATAAACTGCTATCAttctttatatattaaatggggtatctgatctccaagattctatcccaataaGTAGTAGGTGTActtataatattagcaaatacctccaattagaaatgtaacaTAGTTCTTCTGACTTGCCATGTCAATTTCCCCATGTAAGCCATTGCAGtaccttaggtatctatggttacgagTTAGTTGTTAGCGGCCGtggccatggatacctaagctattgcAATAGCCTACATGGGGCAAGTCACAAAggatatcagaagaactatactacatttccaaTTAGAAGGAtttgctataattttttttttttttttttttaactcaaataaatttttatttaggATCACATGACAATTAACTTGTTACATTCTTATATTTCAATACAGAATTTTCACCCCAAAACAGACGCCCCCATTAAGTATTTGCTataattacacctactacatatttagATAGGCTCTTGGAGATGGGACTACCCCTTTAAACATTTCTTTTGTTTTCATTTGTTGCCTAAGAGAGTCTGGCCAGAATTAGGACATAACAGTACCTGCAGCAATCCTGACCAGCTTCAAAACAGTGCCTACAACTTcaatagcaaagagcttgtaagcacgggCATATTCTGCTGCCTAGCAGTGGTGGTCTATCAAGTCATTGAGGTGTAAATAAAAGAGAAAAAGTGTTACCAACTAAACAATTGATAAAAATATTAATAAGCTATGAATTGCTTGTAAATACAAGCACCATCTGACAATACCCATTTATGAAGATGGAAATAACCTTTTAAATATCAAATTTAACCATGATCCATTAGGTCAGTACATACCAAGCCCATAAGTTGTTTTTCCCTCGCTGTGAGCCGCTCTAAGCTGTGACACTAGGTCAGCACTGTCATAGCCAGCGTTGTCTGCTATAATGGTTGGAAGCTAAAAAtaatagttaaaaaaataaataaataaaaatcaaaaaaCACTACATTCATAACCAAAGCAGAAAATCTTCAAGGAATCCTCATATAAAACTACACTGCTGTTTGGATGCAACTCGTGATCTAGAGCCATGTTTATCTACTGTAGCACGTTTTACCAAATTTACGACCGCTAAAAATGCTTCAGAAAGCAGGGTCAATTTCATAAGCatgtctcccatttttttttttttgggggggggggggggggcggaaggTGAAAGCCCTAGGGTGCTTTCACAGATCGTTTTGGCACTCATTCGTTGGTCTCGTCGGGGCTTGCATCTGAACCCCCCCGCAAAACAGGATTCGGGCATATGCACCGAAGGGGCCATGGACACTAATGTGGAGTGTCTGTTTCCAGTAGGTGTACACCCGTAAAAATGATGCAGGAAAGAGGTCGAGTTAACTCTGCTTCATAGTTTGTGGCCCTGTTGGCGTCTACGCCCAAATCCCATTCTCGGGGGTTTCGGATGTATGTCCTGACATGACCCAAGAAAGAGTGCCAGAACGCAAGGTGAAGGCATTAAGTATGCAGGGATTTGTCCTACAGGAGACAGGGCAGAAGGGGGGAAAGGCTCCAACTGCAGACAGTTATCTCACAGCCAGACAACTAAAGTATGGTAATGAGGAGGTCATGGCACTTGGATGATCTCCTGGGACACACATTTCTTTTGAAGTCTTTCTGGTGCAATATGAGACAAAATTATAAGTTTAGAAATTAGTAGATTGCATTTTTTTACTGTTCCATGTTGATTCACTATCAAATTGATCAGCGAGAGAAAGaaaataatcttgtagttatgataccttttaatgcctAACAAAAATAAGTGATGTCACAAAGCAAGCTTTCAAGATTTCTTAGGTCTCTTCATCAAGCATGGTATAACATGGTGTCTGAAGAAACACAAGTACACATACAAAAAGAGCAGAGACATGACGTAACAAATGGACACTGTTATACCATGCCTGATGGAGACCCAAGTAGTTTCAAAAGCTTGCCTTGTAACatcacttattttatttttgttagccattaaaaaacATCATAACTACTAGATAATTTTGCTTCTTCCATTGAGATCAAACTTTTTTCAACTGGTTAACAAccaaaaccagggctgtggagtcgtggaggtggagtcagtataaaatgggtcaactccaactcctaaaataccgtatttttctgaccataagacacactttttttgcctccaaatttgggaggaaagtgtgggtgtgtcttatggtagggatgtagcatgtggggaggggggcagcagtgagtgggatcgcactgttatcccacttcaggatgtcccggctgcctggaatcagtgctggggaaaccatgtggtcctgatgattaagtgcagtgaatatttattaGCTACTCCccacccacctatcagctgagcagtgagctgggagaggcaaatgaatactgcacttaagcagggacacacatggcttcccaagcgctgattcctgcagcagctggggagatccgtgtgtccggggcaggaggaggcagcagcagcagggtccgggggagaggagatcgctgtaccttcctgggctggagctgagtgctgtgcagtgtgcacaaggaggacctgtgataatgtcagaagtgggcgggctggagcatcacatggcagcacagagccctccctcttcttgacatcacaggtccttcagactccaacactagaatctgctggcttccattacccgtgctgtggaaaggcaacaagagggagggctctgtgtgcagtcatgggatgcttttacctcaccacagtgtggctggctgccacaattaagaggttagtctttccaaaacacaataaagcactctgccaattctttagtgaactataactcccagcatgtcataggatctgcaggacatgctgggagttatagttctcccattagattataaagcagcactccagtgctattttgcagtgctggagtggtgctttaaatataagccccgtGCCCCcactcttatactcaccctccagcatcttcatatagtactgtacagacaccacactggtcctgcagcttccaacataataacatactattatatgtggtgttattatatataatagtatgttaaatattttaccactttttttgcttcaaatatttttttccctattttccacctctaaaacctgggtgcgccttatagtccggtgcgtcttatagcccgaaaaatacggtatataattgggttcagtagttcagtgcaggatgtgctgtaaatgttttgataataatttgggaaagttatgaaatgtcctataaatagtggacatgaatctgtgctgcactttatgtacatgctcagtagtgaccagtgctgtagtgtctgagtcagggaaattgaggagtcggaggtctggcttaccgactccacagccaaaAACCTTTTTTTTCACAATCAAATCAAATGTTTTTGGGCACACCAATGAATAGAAAAATGCTTCTCCAAATAGGTAGTGTTGTTACCATTTGCAGTGCTTTGGCAAAAGATTCCATTGCCACAGACTCTTTCCCTGGTGTTCTGTTAGCCAGATCTGCTACAGCGTGAGCCATCAACATCTCAGAGCAACCTAAATTAAGATTCACAACAGTTAGcattatatatatgaaaaaaaaagtcaTTGAAAATCTGCAAAAGGGAGAAGATAGAAAAAATTAATTCAAGTACCTCCTCCAAAAACCGTCCTGGTATCTTTCACAGTCTGAGATAGTACACAGAGTGCATCATGAAGGGACCTCTCTGCTTCATCCAAAATCTGCTGTGTTGCACCCCGAAGCACAATTGTGCAAGCTTCTCCTGGAATGCCAAAGAAAACCAATCCATATTATGAATAAAAGAAGCTGAAGTGACTAGATTAGGGAAGAAATGCAAAAAATAGCAGGAAGCCATCAATTGCCTTCATCATCTCCAAAAGAGCAACCCCTTAATAGATATAATGTAACCCAAAGGCAGTAGAACATTCCTGAATTCAACTCACACTGTAATTCTAATTTGAGGTTGAAAATAAAATAGGttgaaaatgcttaaaaaaataaaataagtaaaatGAAATAACCACACCTTGAGAGGGAAAAGAAATGGATATTACTTACCCATGGCAACACCTGAGAAGTGGATCAGCTTGTCTTCCCCAATCATTACTTCTTCAATAAGTTTACAAGTTCCAAGTTTTACTAACTCAGGATGATCAAAAGTAGATGCGATCTCTCCACCTGAAGCAAAGGAAAAAGAAgagcatatatatgtgtatatatatatatatttttaagaccTGGAAAGCGGTGTTCTGCTACACTGAATGACTTACATATATTCTGTtgcaacgcacaaaaaaaaaatccaatcccTACATTTGAGTAGGATTTTAGGTGTCACACCTTTACCCACAACTATAACTCAGGAGATATGCCGGAAGAGGAGTTAAGTATAAGGACCAAATAAAAAATACTTCCCTCTGACATGCTTTTAAACTGTTCATGTGCAATAGCCAACGAGGGAAATACATACTTCTACTAAATGATAATGACTTAGGTTGGTTAAAATCCATTACTACTAACACACTATTCAATGTCTCTTCATGTCTACTGCAAGAAATATACAAACTGTAAAAAGGAAACAATACCTGTAACAAGAGCCAGACGCTCAACCCCCACAAAATCTGCATGTTCTATTGCCATGACTCCAGCAGAAGCAAAGAGCTGCTCAGGGTAGTTATAGATCAGTTGTCTAAGGAAAGAAGGGGAAGAATGCAAAAACATTATTGTCTGAAATAAATAATGGAAGAAATTTTACTATAAAAAGTAGGGTCCTCTGGCTGCTGCAACTTCCCCAGATAAAGCTGGTCTGGGCAAAAGGCGCATTTAGATGAGTTGTCAATTAAGATTCCCTGCGTCTTACAGTTCTATAGAAGatgttaaagtggttgtccactgcaGTTCAGCTCCTGTTGAAATGGATAGGAGCAAAGCTGCAATACCCAAGAAGGAAAACTACAGAtgtgtgcagagctgtgctgttccagccCCGTACACTGCGAGCACCACTGGCGCTGATGACAGGTACTGGGTGGCAAGCCCTAAAATCTGATATTGGTAAACTATTTTAAAGAATGGTCAGTAATAATAACTGAATGTAGCATTCCTTTAAGAAATTGCTTAGAAGGATTTAAATTCACAAACATTTTGGCTTTGTTGGGGAAGACCATTGTCTGAGGCAAGGAATCAGCCTAGTGACTAATGATCCAAGCTGCGTCTCCTAAATTGAATAGACTAGCTATTAGAAAGTAAAGTCCttttactcaaaaatattgccagatttGACATCCCACAccagatccccttcagtttgcacaTCTTTCACATGTAACACTGCTACCCTCTCACATGCCATGCTTAAGACCACCTGTTGATAAAACAGTTGATCCCGTGTTTCAGAATTCGCTCTACTTTCTCCTTCATCTTCTCTTTCTCTGCTAACTCGATTTCAGCCACTTTTGCAGTAGAGTCCACACGTACCCTTGAGCCAAAAACCTGCACGACATAGTATTTGTTAGAGGGCAAGGACAGCAATTGaggtaaggggttaatacagaaTAGGAAACCACCGACCTTTATTTTGTCAGTGTCCATTCCCGTATTTGCAATTAGTATTTTGGCGTTTTCAATACGTTTTGGTTGGTTTACTCCAATTTTCTTGTCCAATAAGAAACCTAGAAGACGACAGCGAATATTATACACATTCATGAAATAAGAGACAGGGAAAAGCAGGGCAAGGAGACAAATCACTGAGGAAACATGATCATAAATCTGACTCCACATCTTAGTGAGAAAAAAGAAGGCGAATGTCCTGTTTGCTTGCTAAGGCCATCCACAAATTGGAGAAAGTAATTGTGTGGAGGTTACTTAGGTAAAGATGGTCAGTGAGAAGAGCCCCATAATGTACCGTTGCAGGCTTAGACAGAATACCTTCATCCAAGTACGAATCTGTTAAACTTCCTCCTAACTTCTTAATGATATGGATAGCTTCCAGATTTCCAGAACCCTTCAGTCTCAGAACAGCTTCCACGGCGAGCTTTGAAAAGTGATCTTTATGGTGAGTCAGGAGCTTCGAAGACAACGTTGTCCTGGCAATATTCAACAGATCAGCCTCAAACTTCTCTTTATCATTCCTGTGGAAATAAATGGCGTGGACAACTTACCATTTGCTATACATTATTCAGTGAACCTTTACTACATTACATATTCTGTTGCTTCAAATCATCtgaattaaagggaaggtgccaccagttttcttgcattttgtttttttgtgaaattaagcttaaaatagtaattaaaatgtattaatgcaatgtttgcactgtttgcaaacatttctatatgaaaaatattatatatttttctacaaatatacatatttaccactagggggagcattttccgttttagacctcaagcagctatagtaagatttagcagctctgccccagtgatattagaccacccaaaaggggagggaaatggtgatgtcagcagttactgccccaacagtaagaatgaagagcagcatcacagggcagcaccattttgtgtgtgactgccctgtgacctgctatcaccagcagttactgcatcagaggcacagcttgtttacagaggagcagaacacagtggacccagcagcattttttgtgaataacattcttgccatcccccttcccccaccttaatcactgtcctgtcagctgccgtgctctctctctccaggtgtcacctccctctctgcaggctgtgagtgcagcttactggagatcacagggactgtgtgtgagggggagacacagcaggagaagcgtgTGAGgaacagaggatgtctgcccaggatgtgcctgcctggagtacagaggagcagtgagggcttcttctgtcctgtgatagagagcacagggctataataaaatggcagctagtcacacctacagcagtgagttgtgcagcccacagaggcgtgcccagctcactgctaatgctgctgcaatgttacagataggagataatagaccagcacggaccctatgtccatggggtgccgtaatctgacactgatagggccctgctactgctgcaaaaccaagatgtcagcccccagtgcattctttaaactcatataacacatgaaatctgtttcacatgcatttcaaacttgcttatagcagcatgttatgctacattacagtgatttattaatgacctacaaacgcggtaccttccctttaaagggtcTCTCTCACCCCATTTCAGCATTTGTAGCTAATATTATGGGCATACAAGTTGTACAAAGCTGAAACTAGTCAGACCTGTGTGCCTCCTAGATGATGCACTGTTCATCTTTTTTGTTTTGAATTTCCAAGCTATGGGGCATATGCTGCCCAGAAGAGAAAACTGCCCCCGCTCTTCATTATACCAACTTCTATCCCCCTCTTCCCTTTGACTTCAGGTGCACGCCTGCGCATTCTGCCTGTGTTTGGGTTGCAAATCAAGTGTGCAACTTTTCAGAGCGCCAGACTATGGTGCCTGCCCACAAAACAATTTAAGTCACTGCACTGAGAAGGGAGgaacagttaccgtatatactcgtgtataagccaagttattcagcacattttttttgtgctgaaaaggcCCCCCTCGACTTAAACACAAGccataggcatggagagaggtgaatattcattaccttagtgaGTGGGGACACGTGATCGCACGGCCGCAGGAGTTGCTGGCACCGTAACGAGATGCTGCAAGGGCGCACAGGGAAGgcaagtaggatttttttttattattcttttctcatgggggcccattcatacaatgatggggataaggagccatacaaacaagggtggggatgaggagccatgcattcaaggatgggaataaggagccatgcatacaaggatggggataaggagccatgcatacaaggatggggataaggagccacacaaacaagggtggggatgaggagccatgcatacaaggatggggataaggagccatgcagacaaggatgggaataaagagccatgcatacaaggatgggaataaggagccatgcattca contains:
- the CCT2 gene encoding T-complex protein 1 subunit beta, with the translated sequence MASLSLAPVNIFRAGADEERAETARLSSFIGAIAIGDLVKSTLGPKGMDKILLSSGRDSNVTVTNDGATILKSIGIDNPAAQVLVDMSKVQDDEVGDGTTSVTVLAAELLREAELLIAKKIHPQTIISGWRLATQVAREALLNAALDHGNDKEKFEADLLNIARTTLSSKLLTHHKDHFSKLAVEAVLRLKGSGNLEAIHIIKKLGGSLTDSYLDEGFLLDKKIGVNQPKRIENAKILIANTGMDTDKIKVFGSRVRVDSTAKVAEIELAEKEKMKEKVERILKHGINCFINRQLIYNYPEQLFASAGVMAIEHADFVGVERLALVTGGEIASTFDHPELVKLGTCKLIEEVMIGEDKLIHFSGVAMGEACTIVLRGATQQILDEAERSLHDALCVLSQTVKDTRTVFGGGCSEMLMAHAVADLANRTPGKESVAMESFAKALQMLPTIIADNAGYDSADLVSQLRAAHSEGKTTYGLDMRNGIIGDMEEVGVTESFQVKRQVLLSAAEAAEVILRVDNIIKAAPRKRVPDHHPC